In a single window of the Thunnus albacares chromosome 1, fThuAlb1.1, whole genome shotgun sequence genome:
- the tdrd3 gene encoding tudor domain-containing protein 3 isoform X2: protein MTDLTDSLTKEGWYLSDDGIAELKGSAEKITHSDIIRIALDSDLRPIGRKFLPSDINSGRIEKLEGPCVLQVQKLRNISAPKDHEESQGAPRMMRLQMTDGHTTCVGLEFKHLSKISLNTPPGTKVKLLGTIQVKNGLLLLDDSKISVLGGEVDHMVEKWELQRSLAKHSRNNIGAEGGPPPFVPFGQKCARKEEVDSRELDQRKTLQTLNVVKSTDENDEFEKQRTAAIAEVAKTKEGPRTFGGGGNAGSNLSNAASSSRSRDSYQQRRREDRVERTESRQDGNYRELVDERALRDIMEMGFNREAARQALMDNNNNLEVALNSLLTGPTSSRPGPVVAESNRPQPRARGKGRGRSRNEDDDEGAGGRPSGPSTLFDFLESKMGVFSIDEPKSQAPQRHHESKANFPNSDYYSKDASQTKFSSHNDHRQQRNDRPPRFHRDTDFPKPGQEPLFNCTTSQTSTQAQQWKGQERWSRGTSDRSQNDRREMRDEQIFPPSFTTTFTRSKEPQQQTEFSGSFHQRSRNGDGGGGNMAGPSHRRGAKDNAPTSKLTNSAGNDLDGRGNSKRTDNRIEEPNNSRRKGKTDRPDNLDRQRDSGPTNFVSRGGSSGTSQEAGLSQDSRLLKGDPSHFQNGDLEHKRTGPIKPTNSFGPVNREPPPKRNTSNNPGPKRRPGQGKGQGQGQGQGPRGPERSHIVEHAWKPGDQCLALYWEDSKFYHARIDAVHPSGSTAVVVFCDYGNCEEVLLHNIKPVAPDVL from the exons ATGACCGATTTGACAGATTCCCTGACCAAAGAGGGCTG GTACCTCAGTGATGATGGTATAGCAGAACTGAAAGGATCTGCTGAGAAAATAACACACAGTGATATCATTCGTATTGCACTTGAT AGCGATCTCAGACCTATTGGGAGAAAATTTCTACCATCTGATATCAATAGTGGAAGGATTGAGAAG TTGGAGGGTCCATGTGTTCTCCAGGTGCAGAAGTTGAGGAACATCTCGGCTCCTAAAGACCACGAGGAGTCCCAGGGCGCACCCAGAATGATGCGCCTACAAATGACAGATGGCCATACCACCTGTGTTGGATTGGAGTTTAAACATCTGTCCAAGATCAG TCTAAATACCCCCCCTGGAACAAAGGTAAAGCTCCTAGGTACAATCCAGGTTAAAAATGGTCTTTTGCTGCTCGACGACTCTAAAATCTCTGTCCTTGGAGGAGAGGTTGATCACATGGTGGAGAAATGGGAACTGCAAAGG AGTCTGGCTAAACACAGCAGGAATAACATCGGAGCAGAAGGTGGACCTCCTCCTTTTGTGCCATTTGGTCAG AAGTGTGCAAGGAAGGAGGAAGTTGACAGTAGAGAACTAGACCAGAGGAAAACCCTCCAGACTCTCAATGTGGTCAAAAGCACTGATGAGAATGATGAGTTTGAAAAGCAGCGGACAGCAGCTATTGCTGAGGTAGCCAAGACCAAAGAG GGTCCTCGTACATTTGGCGGTGGAGGAAATGCAGGTAGTAATTTATCCAACGCTGCCTCTTCCTCCCGGAGCCGAGACTCGTACCAacagaggagacgagaggacAGGGTTGAAAGAACTGAAAGCAGACAAGATGGAAACTATCGAGAGCTG GTGGATGAACGTGCTCTGAGAGACATCATGGAGATGGGCTTTAACAGAGAGGCTGCTCGGCAGGCTTTGATGGATAATAACAACAACCTTGAGGTGGCACTTAACAGTCTACTTACTGGACCTACTAGTAGCAGACCCGGCCCTGTGGTAGCCGAATCCAACAGGCCTCAGCCCAGAg CCAGGGGAAAAGGAAGAGGCAGGTCCAGAAATGAGGATGACGATGAGGGAGCCGGGGGAAGGCCATCTGGACCAAGCACTCTGTTTGACTTTCTGGAGTCCAAGATGGGAGTTTTCTCCATTGATG AGCCAAAGAGCCAGGCTCCACAGAGACATCATGAGAGTAAAGCAAATTTTCCCAATTCAGACTATTACTCCAAAGACGCATCTCAGACAAAGTTCTCCTCGCATAATGACCATAGGCAACAAAGGAATGACAGACCACCTCGTTTCCACAGGGACACTGACTTTCCCAAACCAGGCCAGGAGCCTCTCTTTAATTGTACAACCTCCCAAACGTCAACGCAAGCCCAGCAGTGGAAGGGCCAAGAGAGATGGTCACGTGGAACATCAGACAGATCGCAAAACGACAGGAGGGAAATGCGAGATGAGCAGATTTTTCCACCTTCCTTCACAACCACTTTCACACGTTCGAAAGAACCTCAGCAGCAGACGGAGTTTAGTGGATCTTTCCACCAGCGATCCAGAAATGGAGATGGAGGTGGTGGGAACATGGCGGGACCGTCTCACAGGAGAGGGGCAAAGGACAATGCACCCACATCTAAACTGACCAATTCTGCAGGCAATGACCTGGATGGAAGAGGAAATAGTAAGCGCACAGACAATAGAATTGAAGAGCCCAACAACAGCAGGAGAAAGGGGAAGACTGACCGGCCAGATAACCTTGACCGTCAAAGGGATAGTGGGCCGACAAACTTTGTCTCCAGGGGAGGAAGCTCAGGAACGTCCCAGGAAGCGGGGTTATCGCAAGATTCTCGACTCTTGAAAGGAGATCCCTCTCATTTCCAAAATGGAGATTTGGAACACAAAAGAACTGGGCCAATCAAGCCAACAAACTCCTTTGGTCCCGTCAACAGGGAGCCACCTCCTAAGAGGAACACTTCAAATAATCCAGGACCTAAAAGAAGGCCAGGACAAGgcaaaggtcaaggtcaaggTCAAGGTCAAGGTCCTCGAGGGCCAGAGAGAAGTCATATTGTGGAACATGCCTGGAAACCTGGAGACCAGTGCCTGGCATTATACTGGGAAGACAGCAAG tTCTACCATGCCAGAATAGATGCTGTGCATCCATCAGGCTCCACGGCCGTGGTCGTTTTTTGTGATTATGGAAACTGCGAAGAGGTCCTGCTACATAACATCAAGCCTGTTGCTCCTGACGTCTTG TAA
- the tdrd3 gene encoding tudor domain-containing protein 3 isoform X1, producing the protein MTDLTDSLTKEGWYLSDDGIAELKGSAEKITHSDIIRIALDSDLRPIGRKFLPSDINSGRIEKLEGPCVLQVQKLRNISAPKDHEESQGAPRMMRLQMTDGHTTCVGLEFKHLSKISLNTPPGTKVKLLGTIQVKNGLLLLDDSKISVLGGEVDHMVEKWELQRSLAKHSRNNIGAEGGPPPFVPFGQKCARKEEVDSRELDQRKTLQTLNVVKSTDENDEFEKQRTAAIAEVAKTKEGPRTFGGGGNAGSNLSNAASSSRSRDSYQQRRREDRVERTESRQDGNYRELVDERALRDIMEMGFNREAARQALMDNNNNLEVALNSLLTGPTSSRPGPVVAESNRPQPRARGKGRGRSRNEDDDEGAGGRPSGPSTLFDFLESKMGVFSIDEPKSQAPQRHHESKANFPNSDYYSKDASQTKFSSHNDHRQQRNDRPPRFHRDTDFPKPGQEPLFNCTTSQTSTQAQQWKGQERWSRGTSDRSQNDRREMRDEQIFPPSFTTTFTRSKEPQQQTEFSGSFHQRSRNGDGGGGNMAGPSHRRGAKDNAPTSKLTNSAGNDLDGRGNSKRTDNRIEEPNNSRRKGKTDRPDNLDRQRDSGPTNFVSRGGSSGTSQEAGLSQDSRLLKGDPSHFQNGDLEHKRTGPIKPTNSFGPVNREPPPKRNTSNNPGPKRRPGQGKGQGQGQGQGPRGPERSHIVEHAWKPGDQCLALYWEDSKFYHARIDAVHPSGSTAVVVFCDYGNCEEVLLHNIKPVAPDVLEEDDGYYDSSLEFRRGGDGQPRRTRPTQQYYQPPRARD; encoded by the exons ATGACCGATTTGACAGATTCCCTGACCAAAGAGGGCTG GTACCTCAGTGATGATGGTATAGCAGAACTGAAAGGATCTGCTGAGAAAATAACACACAGTGATATCATTCGTATTGCACTTGAT AGCGATCTCAGACCTATTGGGAGAAAATTTCTACCATCTGATATCAATAGTGGAAGGATTGAGAAG TTGGAGGGTCCATGTGTTCTCCAGGTGCAGAAGTTGAGGAACATCTCGGCTCCTAAAGACCACGAGGAGTCCCAGGGCGCACCCAGAATGATGCGCCTACAAATGACAGATGGCCATACCACCTGTGTTGGATTGGAGTTTAAACATCTGTCCAAGATCAG TCTAAATACCCCCCCTGGAACAAAGGTAAAGCTCCTAGGTACAATCCAGGTTAAAAATGGTCTTTTGCTGCTCGACGACTCTAAAATCTCTGTCCTTGGAGGAGAGGTTGATCACATGGTGGAGAAATGGGAACTGCAAAGG AGTCTGGCTAAACACAGCAGGAATAACATCGGAGCAGAAGGTGGACCTCCTCCTTTTGTGCCATTTGGTCAG AAGTGTGCAAGGAAGGAGGAAGTTGACAGTAGAGAACTAGACCAGAGGAAAACCCTCCAGACTCTCAATGTGGTCAAAAGCACTGATGAGAATGATGAGTTTGAAAAGCAGCGGACAGCAGCTATTGCTGAGGTAGCCAAGACCAAAGAG GGTCCTCGTACATTTGGCGGTGGAGGAAATGCAGGTAGTAATTTATCCAACGCTGCCTCTTCCTCCCGGAGCCGAGACTCGTACCAacagaggagacgagaggacAGGGTTGAAAGAACTGAAAGCAGACAAGATGGAAACTATCGAGAGCTG GTGGATGAACGTGCTCTGAGAGACATCATGGAGATGGGCTTTAACAGAGAGGCTGCTCGGCAGGCTTTGATGGATAATAACAACAACCTTGAGGTGGCACTTAACAGTCTACTTACTGGACCTACTAGTAGCAGACCCGGCCCTGTGGTAGCCGAATCCAACAGGCCTCAGCCCAGAg CCAGGGGAAAAGGAAGAGGCAGGTCCAGAAATGAGGATGACGATGAGGGAGCCGGGGGAAGGCCATCTGGACCAAGCACTCTGTTTGACTTTCTGGAGTCCAAGATGGGAGTTTTCTCCATTGATG AGCCAAAGAGCCAGGCTCCACAGAGACATCATGAGAGTAAAGCAAATTTTCCCAATTCAGACTATTACTCCAAAGACGCATCTCAGACAAAGTTCTCCTCGCATAATGACCATAGGCAACAAAGGAATGACAGACCACCTCGTTTCCACAGGGACACTGACTTTCCCAAACCAGGCCAGGAGCCTCTCTTTAATTGTACAACCTCCCAAACGTCAACGCAAGCCCAGCAGTGGAAGGGCCAAGAGAGATGGTCACGTGGAACATCAGACAGATCGCAAAACGACAGGAGGGAAATGCGAGATGAGCAGATTTTTCCACCTTCCTTCACAACCACTTTCACACGTTCGAAAGAACCTCAGCAGCAGACGGAGTTTAGTGGATCTTTCCACCAGCGATCCAGAAATGGAGATGGAGGTGGTGGGAACATGGCGGGACCGTCTCACAGGAGAGGGGCAAAGGACAATGCACCCACATCTAAACTGACCAATTCTGCAGGCAATGACCTGGATGGAAGAGGAAATAGTAAGCGCACAGACAATAGAATTGAAGAGCCCAACAACAGCAGGAGAAAGGGGAAGACTGACCGGCCAGATAACCTTGACCGTCAAAGGGATAGTGGGCCGACAAACTTTGTCTCCAGGGGAGGAAGCTCAGGAACGTCCCAGGAAGCGGGGTTATCGCAAGATTCTCGACTCTTGAAAGGAGATCCCTCTCATTTCCAAAATGGAGATTTGGAACACAAAAGAACTGGGCCAATCAAGCCAACAAACTCCTTTGGTCCCGTCAACAGGGAGCCACCTCCTAAGAGGAACACTTCAAATAATCCAGGACCTAAAAGAAGGCCAGGACAAGgcaaaggtcaaggtcaaggTCAAGGTCAAGGTCCTCGAGGGCCAGAGAGAAGTCATATTGTGGAACATGCCTGGAAACCTGGAGACCAGTGCCTGGCATTATACTGGGAAGACAGCAAG tTCTACCATGCCAGAATAGATGCTGTGCATCCATCAGGCTCCACGGCCGTGGTCGTTTTTTGTGATTATGGAAACTGCGAAGAGGTCCTGCTACATAACATCAAGCCTGTTGCTCCTGACGTCTTG GAGGAAGATGATGGTTACTACGACAGTTCACTAGAGTTTCGTCGTGGGGGAGATGGACAGCCTAGACGCACAAGACCCACACAGCAGTATTACCAGCCACCCAGGGCACGAGATTGA